In one Saccharibacillus brassicae genomic region, the following are encoded:
- a CDS encoding AAA family ATPase — protein sequence MGKSAMTARLPKSKGTEMATVYEVKDCMRKVKHLVLPERNRRIVEEFMTILGMREEFDRHEVPIPNKVVMYGPPGTGKTLTAFHVAASLELPLIVVRLDSLIHSHLGETGSNIRKIFDYARTVPCVLFLDEFDAVARTRESGDEVKEMARAVNTLLQCLDEFGDVSIFMAATNLATELDPAIWRRFDTRMTYQLPDEQDRRHYIRLLIGEFGCAQEAEAEACRLLCGCSFADIEQIVLKAKRKAIIERRPLDAAHIGLSYREYAPTPTEVRVHA from the coding sequence ATGGGGAAATCCGCAATGACCGCGCGTCTGCCGAAGTCCAAAGGGACCGAGATGGCGACCGTTTACGAAGTGAAAGACTGCATGCGCAAAGTCAAGCATCTGGTACTGCCGGAGCGCAACCGCCGGATCGTGGAAGAGTTTATGACGATTCTCGGCATGCGAGAAGAATTTGACCGGCACGAGGTGCCGATTCCGAATAAAGTCGTCATGTACGGGCCTCCGGGCACAGGCAAGACGCTGACCGCTTTTCACGTGGCCGCTTCGCTTGAACTGCCGCTGATCGTCGTTCGGCTCGATTCGTTGATCCACAGCCATTTGGGCGAGACGGGCAGCAATATTCGCAAAATATTCGATTACGCGCGAACCGTTCCGTGCGTGCTGTTCCTCGACGAATTCGACGCCGTGGCCCGCACCCGCGAGAGCGGCGACGAAGTCAAAGAGATGGCGCGGGCGGTCAATACGCTGCTGCAATGTCTCGACGAGTTCGGCGACGTAAGCATCTTCATGGCGGCGACCAATCTCGCGACCGAACTCGATCCCGCGATCTGGCGCCGGTTCGATACCCGCATGACGTACCAGCTTCCGGACGAGCAGGACCGGCGCCATTATATCCGGCTGCTGATCGGCGAATTCGGCTGCGCGCAGGAAGCGGAAGCCGAAGCGTGCCGGCTGCTGTGCGGCTGCAGCTTCGCGGACATCGAGCAGATCGTGCTCAAAGCCAAACGCAAAGCGATCATCGAACGCCGGCCGCTGGATGCCGCGCATATCGGCCTGTCGTACCGCGAGTACGCGCCGACGCCTACCGAAGTCCGGGTACACGCCTAG
- a CDS encoding ABC transporter ATP-binding protein, which produces MNSRPIAARLNRVGFRYNEAEAPLKEIDFTLHRGECVLLTGPSGSGKSTLIRLFNGLIPHFYEGQLTGDMELFGRSTAGMESWEFSQIAGSIFQDSRSQFFNAVVRDEIAFGGENLGMEPEEIRSRLDRLAGRLGIGGQLEANVQTLSGGEKQKVAFAAASLPGPELYVLDEPSANLDRSASLQLSRLLAELKQEGRTLLIAEHRLHDLLPIADRIVYMEAGSIRAEWTPQQLLSLSAAELEHFGLRSPRLELDPAGGERMPDAESGVGRPDRLTAVNLGVSLGGRHSARNMLDNVELVLRPGEITALTGPNGAGKSTLAKTLSGLIREREGSVSLSGERLRASKRLGRVGFVMQDSECQLFADSVRGELLLTREKDPEAPALAERLLRELGLWELRERHPLALSGGQKQRLALAAGIMNRPDVLVLDEPTSGLDGRNMYQVIRLLRDIAAGGTAILVITHDFEWMQAACDRLVVVRDRSLHTYLRPDSVSFRRALTEAVIRS; this is translated from the coding sequence ATGAACAGCAGACCGATCGCGGCCCGGCTGAACCGAGTGGGTTTTCGCTACAACGAAGCCGAAGCGCCGCTGAAGGAGATCGATTTCACGCTGCATCGGGGCGAGTGCGTGCTGCTGACGGGGCCGTCGGGCAGCGGGAAATCGACGTTGATCCGATTGTTCAACGGACTGATTCCCCATTTTTACGAAGGGCAGCTGACCGGGGATATGGAACTGTTCGGCCGTTCGACCGCCGGGATGGAGAGCTGGGAATTCAGCCAAATCGCCGGTAGCATCTTTCAGGACTCGCGCAGCCAATTTTTCAATGCGGTGGTGCGGGACGAGATCGCGTTCGGCGGGGAGAACCTCGGGATGGAACCGGAAGAGATTCGGAGCCGCTTGGACAGGTTGGCCGGCAGGCTTGGGATCGGCGGGCAGTTGGAAGCGAACGTGCAGACGCTGTCGGGCGGAGAGAAGCAGAAAGTCGCTTTCGCGGCGGCCAGTCTGCCCGGTCCGGAATTGTACGTATTGGACGAGCCTTCGGCGAATCTGGATCGCTCCGCTTCGCTTCAATTGTCGCGGCTGCTGGCGGAACTCAAGCAGGAAGGCCGCACGCTGCTGATCGCGGAACACCGGCTGCACGACCTGCTGCCGATCGCCGACCGGATTGTCTACATGGAAGCAGGGAGTATCCGCGCGGAGTGGACGCCGCAGCAGCTGCTGTCGTTGAGCGCCGCGGAACTGGAACACTTCGGTCTGCGCTCGCCCCGCCTGGAACTTGATCCCGCAGGCGGCGAGCGTATGCCGGATGCCGAATCCGGCGTTGGACGACCGGACCGCCTGACGGCCGTCAATCTCGGCGTCTCGCTCGGTGGGCGGCACTCGGCGCGAAACATGCTGGACAACGTGGAGTTGGTACTGCGTCCCGGCGAGATTACCGCTTTGACCGGTCCGAACGGCGCCGGCAAATCGACGTTGGCCAAAACGCTGTCCGGGTTGATCCGCGAACGCGAAGGATCGGTGTCGTTGTCCGGCGAACGCCTGCGCGCTTCGAAGCGATTGGGCCGGGTCGGGTTCGTTATGCAAGATAGCGAGTGCCAGCTGTTCGCGGACAGTGTCCGGGGCGAACTGCTGCTTACGCGGGAAAAAGATCCCGAAGCGCCGGCGCTGGCGGAACGCCTGCTGCGCGAGTTGGGTCTGTGGGAACTGCGCGAGCGTCATCCGCTTGCGCTGTCCGGCGGGCAGAAGCAGCGGCTCGCTCTGGCGGCGGGCATCATGAACCGGCCGGACGTGCTTGTGCTGGACGAACCGACCTCCGGGCTGGACGGCCGGAACATGTATCAGGTCATCCGTCTGCTGCGGGACATCGCGGCGGGCGGCACCGCCATTTTGGTCATTACCCACGACTTCGAGTGGATGCAAGCCGCCTGCGACCGTCTGGTCGTGGTCCGGGATCGCAGCCTGCATACGTATCTCCGGCCGGACTCTGTCTCTTTTCGCCGTGCGTTGACAGAAGCCGTGATCCGTAGTTAA
- a CDS encoding energy-coupling factor transporter transmembrane component T, whose product MESQMSARRRNRTVKLDPRTQLIAVGSAGLAVAFCPPLGALLLTGVLAAYAALQGYARQGAGFLAVAALLFGGHQAAAASPGTLSGFLIFIFGLLLRLVPVALSAYPLSRVPAGRLMAALQRWKLPPGLLIALVVGLRFIPMLRLEYEAVQTSVRLRGLSAGRLSNWRRPLRMFEYRIVPLMVRSLKIADELAASASIRGMEAPGRRSSVYAVRMNGFDYAALLAIAGLSVWGLAWNMGG is encoded by the coding sequence ATGGAGTCTCAAATGAGTGCGAGAAGACGGAATCGGACCGTCAAGCTCGATCCGCGCACGCAGCTGATCGCGGTCGGATCGGCGGGCCTTGCGGTCGCTTTTTGTCCGCCGTTAGGCGCACTGCTGCTGACGGGCGTGCTGGCCGCGTATGCCGCCCTGCAGGGATACGCCCGGCAGGGGGCCGGATTTTTGGCGGTCGCCGCGCTGCTGTTTGGCGGACATCAAGCGGCCGCCGCCTCGCCGGGCACCTTGTCCGGCTTCCTGATTTTTATATTCGGATTGCTGCTGCGCCTCGTTCCGGTCGCGCTGTCGGCCTATCCGCTCAGCCGGGTTCCGGCCGGGCGGCTGATGGCGGCGCTGCAGCGGTGGAAGCTGCCGCCCGGCCTGCTGATCGCGCTCGTCGTCGGACTTCGGTTCATTCCGATGCTGCGGCTGGAATACGAAGCGGTGCAGACGTCGGTCCGCCTGCGCGGATTGTCCGCGGGGCGGCTGTCCAATTGGCGCCGTCCGCTGCGGATGTTCGAATACCGGATCGTGCCGCTGATGGTGCGCAGCCTCAAGATCGCGGACGAGCTGGCGGCTTCGGCTTCGATCCGGGGCATGGAAGCGCCCGGCCGGCGAAGCAGCGTGTACGCCGTCCGGATGAACGGATTCGATTACGCGGCGCTGCTTGCGATCGCGGGCTTGTCGGTGTGGGGCTTGGCATGGAATATGGGAGGGTGA
- a CDS encoding ABC transporter ATP-binding protein, whose protein sequence is MKSYLHNLTAGQPRMLLPSALSAVLDGLVKIVPAVLLVDLFNTLYRSFADPAAGLDLARMWIVCVVMLVWIGIEYATFSMLYDKTYRAAYLTAAQGRMELAEHLRRLPLGFFGKRDPADLTNLLLSDYAQVEHTISHNVPQLISAVMLPTLALCGLLFLDWRMAIALFAALPIGLLLLWLTDRLQARLSDNHVRAKNEAASRLQEYLGGIREIKAHHVGGARFERLRLSFDALMRASIRLEGVMGPLIMGAMLLTRSGMTLMIVTGTYVLAGGTLTLPTFLLFLLVGNKVFEPLTVVLMNYGEIRYSAFSAARIMDVRRENPLPGDQPAERGTIEFDRVRFGYEAGKPVLRDLSFTIPPRTITALVGPSGSGKSTVTRLIARFWEVDGGEIRIGGQRIRDCDPERLLEHISVVFQDVYLFRDTIGRNIGVGRPGATQEQIEEAARRACCHEFIQALPHGYDTPVGEGGSTLSGGEKQRISIARALLKDAPIVLLDEATASLDPENEQSVQQAINELVRSKTVILIAHRLKTIRGADRILVLDDGQLRESGTHDELVEQNGLYARLWKLQEEAGAWSLK, encoded by the coding sequence ATGAAATCGTACTTGCATAACCTGACGGCGGGCCAACCTAGAATGCTGCTGCCGTCGGCGCTCTCGGCCGTATTGGACGGTCTGGTCAAAATCGTGCCGGCCGTCCTGCTGGTCGATTTGTTCAACACGCTGTATCGGTCTTTCGCCGATCCGGCGGCCGGGCTGGACCTCGCCCGGATGTGGATCGTCTGCGTCGTTATGCTAGTGTGGATCGGTATCGAATATGCGACGTTTTCCATGCTGTACGACAAAACGTATCGAGCGGCTTACCTGACGGCGGCGCAGGGACGGATGGAGCTGGCCGAACATCTCCGCCGGCTTCCGCTCGGATTTTTCGGCAAAAGGGACCCGGCGGACCTCACCAATCTGCTGCTCAGCGATTACGCGCAGGTCGAACATACGATTTCGCATAACGTGCCGCAGCTGATCAGCGCGGTCATGCTGCCGACGCTCGCGCTGTGCGGGCTGCTGTTTCTGGACTGGCGCATGGCGATCGCGCTGTTCGCGGCGCTGCCGATCGGCCTGCTGCTGCTGTGGCTGACCGACCGTCTGCAAGCTCGGCTGAGCGACAACCACGTCCGGGCCAAAAACGAAGCGGCGAGCCGTCTGCAGGAATATTTGGGCGGCATTCGGGAGATCAAGGCGCATCATGTCGGCGGCGCGCGTTTTGAACGTCTGCGCCTGTCGTTCGACGCGCTTATGCGGGCGTCGATCCGTCTGGAAGGCGTGATGGGGCCGCTGATCATGGGCGCGATGCTGCTGACCCGTTCGGGCATGACGCTCATGATCGTGACCGGCACGTACGTGCTGGCCGGCGGGACGTTGACGCTGCCGACATTTCTGCTCTTCCTGCTCGTGGGCAACAAAGTGTTCGAACCGCTGACCGTCGTGCTGATGAATTACGGCGAAATCCGGTATTCGGCGTTCAGCGCGGCCCGCATCATGGACGTCCGGCGCGAGAATCCGCTGCCGGGCGATCAGCCGGCGGAGCGGGGCACGATCGAATTCGATCGCGTCCGGTTCGGCTACGAAGCGGGGAAGCCGGTGCTGCGCGATCTGTCGTTCACGATCCCGCCCCGGACGATTACGGCTCTCGTCGGTCCTTCGGGGAGCGGCAAAAGCACCGTTACCCGGCTGATCGCCCGCTTCTGGGAAGTCGACGGCGGCGAGATCCGGATCGGCGGGCAGCGTATTCGGGACTGCGATCCCGAGCGGCTCTTGGAACATATTTCGGTCGTGTTCCAGGACGTATACCTGTTCCGGGACACGATCGGGCGCAATATCGGCGTCGGGCGCCCGGGAGCGACCCAGGAGCAGATCGAGGAAGCGGCCCGCCGGGCCTGCTGCCACGAGTTTATCCAAGCGCTGCCGCACGGCTACGACACGCCGGTCGGCGAAGGCGGTTCGACGCTGTCCGGCGGGGAGAAGCAGCGCATCTCGATCGCCCGCGCGCTGCTCAAGGACGCGCCGATCGTACTGCTCGACGAAGCGACCGCGTCGCTTGATCCCGAGAACGAACAGTCGGTCCAGCAGGCGATCAACGAGCTGGTTCGAAGCAAGACGGTCATCCTGATCGCGCATCGCCTCAAAACGATCCGCGGCGCGGATCGCATTCTCGTTCTCGACGACGGCCAACTGCGCGAATCGGGGACGCATGACGAACTCGTGGAGCAAAACGGCCTGTATGCCCGATTGTGGAAACTGCAGGAGGAGGCGGGAGCATGGAGTCTCAAATGA
- a CDS encoding ABC transporter ATP-binding protein, with amino-acid sequence MRSKSELSVLLDLAGSRKGLLIAASLLSIVSGLLQIVPFIVVYRIVDQVFRAAGQPEALDGPALTRLGFAALAALAAALAALYAGAMCSHIAAFRILYALRVRLSEHVAKVSMGYHVRTPSGELKKIIEVAVEKIEKFIAHQLPDTVSAVALPLVLIGYLFVLDWRMALILCVPIGIGLAIQARMYGSADAQGHYRDFQHAGEEMNATAVEYVRGMPAVKIFGITAASFLTFRQAVDRYRKISLDITDLFKGAYSLFAVLMGSLFTFAVPIGVLLLGRHPGDQAFAITFILFLLVSPSLSAPLVKLMYVGSGLREVSEGVRRIQAVFNEPIVAEPEAPRRPSTYDITFDNVVFDYAQPGAPAGRPVLDRIGFTARSGEMTALVGPSGGGKSTIANLLLRFWEVRSGEIAIGGVPIREIGTEQLMDLVSFVFQDVHLFYDTIEANIRMGNEAASHADVVNAARIACCHSFIERLDDGYRTVIGANGTYLSGGEAQRIAIARALLKNAPILVLDEATAYTDAENEHEIQRGLAELIRGKTVLVIAHRLSTIRGAEQILVIRGGQIAERGRHDELLGLGGLYERMWRAHRAASDWKIGGAKRKEDGDDEIVLA; translated from the coding sequence ATGCGCAGCAAATCGGAATTGTCCGTTCTGCTTGATCTGGCCGGCAGCCGCAAAGGACTGCTGATCGCGGCGAGCTTGCTGTCGATCGTGTCCGGCCTGCTGCAAATCGTTCCGTTTATCGTGGTGTACCGGATCGTCGATCAGGTGTTCCGCGCCGCCGGCCAGCCGGAAGCGCTGGACGGTCCGGCGCTGACGCGCTTGGGATTTGCGGCGCTGGCCGCGCTCGCGGCTGCGTTGGCCGCTTTGTACGCGGGAGCGATGTGTTCGCATATTGCGGCGTTCCGGATCTTGTACGCGCTCAGGGTGCGGCTGTCCGAACACGTGGCGAAAGTGTCGATGGGGTACCATGTGCGCACCCCTTCCGGCGAACTCAAAAAAATTATCGAAGTGGCGGTCGAAAAGATCGAGAAATTTATCGCGCACCAGCTGCCCGATACGGTGAGCGCCGTCGCGCTGCCGCTTGTGCTGATCGGCTATTTGTTCGTGCTGGACTGGCGGATGGCGCTCATTCTGTGCGTGCCGATCGGAATCGGGCTTGCGATCCAGGCCCGTATGTACGGCAGCGCGGACGCCCAGGGGCATTACCGGGATTTTCAGCACGCCGGGGAAGAGATGAACGCGACGGCGGTCGAATATGTGCGCGGCATGCCCGCCGTCAAAATCTTCGGGATTACGGCCGCTTCTTTTTTGACGTTTCGCCAGGCGGTGGATCGGTATCGGAAGATTTCGCTCGACATTACGGACCTGTTCAAAGGAGCGTACAGCCTGTTCGCGGTGCTGATGGGTTCGTTGTTCACGTTTGCCGTGCCGATCGGCGTGCTGCTGCTGGGGCGGCATCCGGGCGACCAGGCGTTTGCCATTACTTTTATTTTGTTCCTGCTCGTGTCGCCGAGCTTGTCCGCGCCGCTTGTGAAGCTGATGTACGTCGGCAGCGGACTGCGCGAAGTGTCGGAAGGGGTTCGCCGTATTCAAGCGGTGTTCAACGAGCCGATCGTCGCGGAACCGGAGGCGCCGAGACGTCCGTCGACGTACGACATTACGTTCGACAACGTGGTATTCGACTATGCGCAGCCCGGCGCGCCGGCTGGCCGGCCGGTGCTGGACCGCATCGGCTTTACGGCCCGAAGCGGCGAGATGACCGCGCTTGTCGGTCCGTCGGGCGGCGGCAAATCGACGATCGCGAACCTGCTGCTGCGCTTCTGGGAAGTGCGGTCCGGCGAGATCGCGATCGGAGGCGTGCCGATCCGGGAGATCGGGACCGAGCAGCTGATGGATCTGGTCTCGTTCGTGTTCCAGGACGTGCACCTGTTCTATGACACGATCGAAGCCAATATCCGGATGGGCAACGAGGCCGCAAGTCACGCGGACGTCGTGAACGCGGCGCGTATCGCCTGCTGCCATTCGTTTATCGAGCGGCTGGACGACGGGTATCGGACCGTGATCGGGGCAAACGGCACTTATCTCTCCGGCGGGGAAGCGCAGCGGATCGCGATCGCCCGCGCGCTGCTCAAGAACGCGCCCATCTTGGTGCTCGACGAAGCGACGGCCTATACCGACGCGGAGAACGAGCATGAGATCCAGCGCGGGCTGGCCGAACTGATCCGGGGCAAGACCGTGCTGGTCATCGCGCACCGCCTGTCGACGATTCGGGGAGCCGAGCAGATTCTCGTCATCCGGGGCGGACAGATTGCAGAGCGGGGCCGCCACGACGAGCTGCTCGGACTGGGCGGCTTGTACGAGCGGATGTGGCGGGCGCACCGAGCGGCTTCCGACTGGAAAATCGGCGGCGCGAAGCGGAAGGAGGACGGAGACGATGAAATCGTACTTGCATAA
- a CDS encoding MptD family putative ECF transporter S component produces MQKAADLNAGRTALLTRDYILIGVFSILIYIVNAVVGMAAMPFLGLTAMPLIGGICLLFSTVVYQVMAIKIGKRGVLLLFAIVTGLFYTLMGVPFMLPFMACAGIVGELALLGGGQAAYRSFIRQAAAFGAYGVVYGMGSFVMIYVYSGAALADMFAPDTLALMVGFAYSPVWMIGSMAFSFVMVLLGSVLGRRLLRKHFIKSGLIR; encoded by the coding sequence ATGCAAAAAGCTGCGGATTTGAACGCGGGACGTACGGCACTGTTGACCAGGGATTATATTTTGATCGGGGTCTTCTCCATTTTGATCTATATCGTCAATGCGGTCGTGGGGATGGCTGCCATGCCGTTTCTGGGGCTTACGGCCATGCCGCTGATCGGCGGTATCTGTCTGCTGTTCTCGACGGTTGTGTACCAGGTGATGGCGATCAAAATCGGCAAACGCGGCGTTCTGCTGCTGTTCGCGATCGTCACCGGTCTTTTCTACACGCTGATGGGTGTGCCGTTTATGCTGCCTTTTATGGCTTGTGCGGGAATCGTCGGCGAGTTGGCGCTGCTTGGCGGAGGCCAAGCGGCTTACCGGAGCTTTATCCGCCAGGCCGCCGCGTTCGGGGCGTACGGAGTCGTCTACGGCATGGGTTCGTTCGTCATGATCTACGTGTACAGCGGAGCGGCGCTTGCCGACATGTTCGCGCCGGATACGCTTGCGCTTATGGTCGGATTTGCCTATTCGCCCGTATGGATGATCGGCAGCATGGCGTTCTCGTTCGTCATGGTGCTGCTCGGTAGCGTGCTGGGCAGACGCCTGCTGCGCAAACACTTCATCAAATCGGGGCTTATCCGTTGA
- a CDS encoding helix-turn-helix domain-containing protein has translation MTTIVQPAAFVVSNIHESACGISESLNRMYRSGSSPSASADLASDVGLGAFEKSRLNASLELRACHMTFDRAIVMRSREYDPGISWSFCLGEEVEWSTQGPQGSVSYRLNEAEMLISGAGGFDSTGGYEAGKTYRGLCLSMDRSFVDRLQEAGGTSLPGSSLFAGPVFRKEGLSPSIRRIVSDMAGCTYAGDLKRLYLEGKAIELASVYIHETSMRAPAASGWSRTEREALGKARDILDARLTDTPGIRELSRLVSLNEFKLKRGFKQLFGSSIHAYVIERRLEEAYRLLYTGRMNVTEAALSAGFGKPSHFAQKFREKYGEAPSSFLARQKALER, from the coding sequence ATGACTACCATTGTGCAGCCGGCCGCATTCGTGGTCAGCAATATTCATGAATCGGCATGCGGGATCAGCGAGTCGTTGAACCGGATGTACCGCTCGGGATCGTCGCCTTCGGCAAGCGCGGACCTTGCCTCTGACGTCGGGCTGGGCGCGTTCGAAAAGTCGAGGTTGAACGCTTCGCTCGAACTTCGCGCGTGCCACATGACGTTCGACCGGGCCATCGTCATGCGCAGCCGGGAATACGATCCCGGGATCAGCTGGAGTTTTTGTCTCGGGGAAGAAGTGGAATGGTCGACGCAGGGACCGCAGGGCAGCGTGTCTTACCGCCTCAACGAAGCAGAGATGCTGATCTCCGGCGCGGGCGGCTTCGACAGCACGGGCGGCTACGAAGCGGGCAAAACGTACCGGGGGCTTTGCCTGAGCATGGACCGTTCCTTCGTGGACAGGCTGCAGGAAGCGGGCGGTACGTCGCTGCCGGGCAGCTCTCTTTTCGCAGGACCCGTATTTCGCAAAGAAGGTCTGTCCCCGTCGATCCGCCGAATCGTGTCGGACATGGCGGGCTGCACGTACGCGGGAGATTTGAAGCGGTTGTATCTGGAAGGCAAAGCGATCGAGTTGGCGTCGGTCTATATCCACGAGACGTCGATGCGCGCACCGGCTGCTTCCGGCTGGTCCCGAACGGAACGGGAAGCGCTCGGCAAAGCCCGGGACATTCTTGACGCCCGGTTGACGGATACGCCCGGCATTCGCGAATTGTCGCGGCTCGTGTCGTTGAACGAGTTCAAATTGAAGCGCGGCTTCAAGCAGCTGTTCGGCAGCTCGATTCACGCGTACGTGATCGAACGACGCCTGGAAGAAGCGTATCGGCTGCTGTATACGGGGCGCATGAATGTGACGGAGGCCGCGTTGAGCGCAGGCTTCGGCAAACCGAGCCATTTTGCGCAAAAATTCCGGGAAAAATATGGCGAAGCGCCTTCGAGCTTTTTGGCCCGGCAAAAAGCGTTGGAACGCTAA
- the cntE gene encoding staphylopine family metallophore export MFS transporter CntE, producing the protein MSRTGPASAAFIRLYGLSFVFFFANSVLTVVLPLRGAQAGLESGAIGLMMSTYMLTCMLLRPLAGQWIGRFGPLAVMRGLLAAHALTLLLFAVSDIGGYVWLRAMQGAVTAFFSMAMQAGIVEKLADRDRGQGLSLYTLSTMLPSLAGPLLAVELWERGGSFGFGGVMVLLAAAAVCSGFALPLPGASGQRSTYTLRGMLGSFGEIRRSRALGVSTLIMLLVSCVFGALATFLPLYMISSGIGSAGLYLALQGAVVVLCRFVFRKKIPSDGRFGTALIAGLLLCSAAGTQMLAMPQTFGLLLYVSAAFNGIALAFLYPALTTYLSFALPARSRYTLMGLFMSAYDLGFSLGGLALGAVAQYFSYPAVFGCCTGLALIAAVVALLNGRSMQPRSGAAAAENGPGGSS; encoded by the coding sequence TTGAGCCGCACCGGGCCCGCTTCGGCGGCTTTTATCCGTCTGTACGGACTGTCTTTCGTATTCTTTTTCGCAAATTCGGTGCTGACCGTCGTGCTTCCGCTGCGCGGCGCGCAGGCCGGGCTGGAATCGGGCGCGATCGGCCTGATGATGAGCACGTATATGCTGACCTGCATGCTGCTGCGCCCGCTCGCGGGACAGTGGATCGGCCGGTTCGGCCCGCTTGCGGTCATGCGCGGACTGCTGGCGGCGCATGCGCTCACGCTGCTGCTGTTCGCGGTCTCGGACATCGGCGGATATGTCTGGCTGCGGGCGATGCAGGGCGCGGTGACCGCTTTCTTCTCCATGGCGATGCAGGCGGGCATCGTGGAGAAGCTGGCCGATCGCGATCGCGGGCAGGGATTGTCGCTCTACACGCTCTCGACGATGCTGCCTTCGCTGGCCGGTCCGCTGCTTGCGGTGGAACTGTGGGAGCGGGGCGGCAGCTTCGGCTTCGGCGGAGTCATGGTGCTGCTGGCCGCGGCGGCGGTCTGCTCGGGCTTCGCGCTACCGCTGCCCGGCGCGTCCGGGCAGCGGTCGACGTACACGCTGCGCGGCATGCTCGGCTCGTTCGGCGAGATCCGGCGCAGCCGCGCGCTCGGCGTCAGCACGCTGATCATGCTGCTGGTGTCGTGCGTGTTCGGCGCGCTGGCGACGTTCTTGCCGCTGTACATGATCTCTTCGGGCATCGGCAGCGCGGGCTTGTACCTGGCGCTGCAGGGCGCCGTCGTCGTGCTGTGCAGGTTCGTGTTTCGCAAAAAAATCCCTTCGGACGGACGCTTCGGCACCGCGCTGATCGCCGGGCTGCTGCTCTGTTCGGCGGCGGGCACGCAGATGCTGGCGATGCCGCAGACTTTCGGGCTGCTGCTGTACGTCTCGGCCGCCTTCAACGGGATCGCGCTGGCGTTTCTGTATCCGGCGCTGACGACGTATCTGTCGTTTGCCCTGCCGGCCCGATCCCGGTATACGCTGATGGGTCTGTTCATGTCGGCGTACGATCTGGGTTTCTCGCTCGGGGGACTGGCGCTGGGCGCGGTCGCGCAGTATTTCTCGTATCCGGCGGTGTTCGGCTGCTGCACGGGACTCGCGCTGATCGCCGCCGTCGTCGCGCTGCTTAACGGCCGCTCGATGCAGCCGCGTTCGGGCGCGGCTGCCGCGGAGAACGGGCCGGGCGGAAGTAGCTAA